Proteins from a genomic interval of Paenibacillus sp. FSL H8-0048:
- a CDS encoding IS256 family transposase produces the protein MNILPESSLNNLFEKLVKDFVKDNMERLLRAEIQGFMESEEAGASNSRNGYYTRDLHTKYGHIEDLQVPRDRQSLFQTQMFEPYQRRDGWLEEAVIQMYKSGMGTRDVARFIESMFGSHYSPTTVSNITATVLDDIHQWQKRPLSKRYSVIYLDGLYVKLKRGTVRGEVVYFAMGIDEEGQRQILGFYVGGQESSNGWREVLKDLYDRGAQEVLLGVFDGLPGLDAAFKETYPQADVQHCVVHKVRATFPKIRMEHKTDVLEALKTVYTAPDEVVARANFDTVKAKWNKLYPKEMRSWEEQLSTLLTFYKYPESIRKAIYTSNPIERMNKEIRKRLKPMNSLTNMDAAEKIVYLEMLEYNERHAGRVAQGFGMDAVKKKLKELFETRYPSLPTPEET, from the coding sequence ATGAATATTTTACCCGAAAGTTCTCTGAATAATCTATTTGAAAAACTTGTTAAAGATTTTGTGAAAGACAACATGGAACGCCTGTTGCGCGCCGAAATCCAGGGGTTTATGGAGAGTGAAGAAGCCGGTGCCAGCAATAGTCGCAATGGCTACTATACGCGAGACTTACACACGAAATACGGCCATATCGAGGATCTTCAGGTGCCCCGGGACCGCCAAAGCCTTTTCCAGACGCAGATGTTTGAGCCGTACCAGCGGCGGGACGGATGGTTAGAAGAGGCCGTCATCCAAATGTACAAATCGGGCATGGGTACGCGGGATGTGGCCCGGTTCATTGAAAGTATGTTTGGCAGCCACTACTCCCCCACCACGGTCAGCAATATTACGGCTACGGTGCTAGACGATATCCACCAGTGGCAGAAACGGCCCCTGAGCAAACGGTACTCCGTAATCTACTTGGATGGGCTGTACGTGAAGCTGAAACGGGGCACGGTTCGTGGCGAAGTGGTCTACTTTGCGATGGGGATTGACGAGGAGGGACAGCGTCAAATTCTCGGGTTTTACGTGGGCGGCCAAGAGAGTTCGAATGGCTGGCGGGAGGTACTCAAAGACCTGTACGACCGCGGAGCGCAGGAAGTCCTGCTGGGTGTGTTTGACGGACTACCGGGGCTGGATGCGGCGTTTAAAGAGACCTATCCTCAGGCAGATGTACAGCATTGCGTAGTGCACAAAGTGCGGGCCACGTTCCCTAAAATCCGGATGGAGCACAAAACTGATGTCCTTGAAGCGTTGAAAACCGTATATACCGCACCGGATGAAGTGGTAGCCCGGGCTAACTTTGATACGGTCAAAGCGAAGTGGAACAAGCTATATCCGAAGGAAATGAGGTCCTGGGAGGAACAGTTATCCACACTCCTGACGTTCTACAAGTATCCGGAATCGATCCGTAAAGCGATCTACACGTCGAACCCCATCGAACGGATGAACAAGGAAATCCGCAAGCGTCTGAAACCGATGAACAGTCTGACGAACATGGATGCGGCAGAGAAAATCGTGTACCTGGAGATGCTGGAATACAATGAACGTCATGCAGGGCGGGTCGCCCAAGGCTTTGGCATGGATGCCGTTAAAAAGAAGCTAAAAGAGCTATTCGAAACACGCTATCCCTCTTTGCCCACACCGGAAGAGACATAG
- a CDS encoding putative holin-like toxin, which produces MEVYQALTLMISFATLVVLILSFHKKK; this is translated from the coding sequence GTGGAGGTATACCAAGCATTGACGCTAATGATTTCATTCGCGACTCTGGTTGTGTTGATTCTCTCTTTCCACAAAAAGAAATAG
- a CDS encoding IS110 family transposase, whose translation MDAVRMCCAGLDVHQETVVACVLKGPIEQKPQCHLKTFGTTTKELLGLQDWLSEQGCREVVMESTGVLWKPVWNILEGSCDLVLANAQRVKNTPGRKSDMQDARWLAQLHRCGLIEGSMVPEQDIRDLRDLTRYRSKMVQAVTAEKNRIHKILQDANIKLTTFMSDLYGVSGRGLLQKIMDGEVIDEGTVKNLVKTRLKKKVPQLLDALNGKLRRHHREMIRDHWDHLVYLEKRITELEARIEAKAEPYLEVIEQIDSIPGIERTSAVTIFAEVGPHVAEMFPSDAQFASWAGVCPGNNESAGKRRKSKTMQGNKHLKGALCQAAWANSRSSNRIGQFFRRIRKRRGDKKANVATAHLLIRILHALMREKRSYQEIDVSLGDETSKKNTLDRYVNYIQQLGYSVQLNPIQ comes from the coding sequence ATGGATGCTGTACGTATGTGTTGCGCCGGTCTGGACGTGCACCAGGAAACCGTTGTGGCCTGCGTGTTGAAAGGACCGATCGAACAGAAACCCCAATGTCACCTGAAAACCTTTGGGACGACAACCAAAGAATTGCTAGGCCTGCAAGATTGGCTGAGTGAACAAGGCTGTCGGGAGGTGGTGATGGAGAGTACGGGCGTGTTATGGAAACCGGTATGGAACATCTTAGAGGGCAGTTGTGATCTGGTCTTGGCCAACGCCCAGCGGGTAAAGAATACGCCGGGTCGAAAAAGTGACATGCAAGATGCGCGCTGGTTAGCGCAATTGCACCGTTGCGGGCTCATTGAAGGCAGTATGGTGCCCGAACAAGACATCCGGGATTTGCGAGACTTGACCCGTTACCGGAGTAAGATGGTGCAGGCGGTGACGGCGGAGAAAAACCGCATTCACAAAATCCTGCAGGATGCCAACATTAAGCTAACCACCTTTATGTCCGATCTATATGGGGTTTCGGGACGGGGCCTGCTCCAGAAGATCATGGACGGCGAGGTCATCGACGAAGGGACCGTTAAAAACCTGGTCAAAACCCGTTTGAAAAAGAAAGTTCCGCAGTTGCTAGACGCGCTCAATGGCAAGTTGCGCCGTCATCACCGCGAGATGATTCGAGACCACTGGGACCACTTGGTCTATTTGGAGAAAAGGATCACGGAGCTGGAAGCTCGAATCGAGGCGAAGGCAGAACCGTACCTGGAGGTGATTGAACAAATTGACTCCATTCCAGGAATTGAGCGGACGTCTGCCGTGACCATCTTTGCCGAAGTGGGGCCGCATGTCGCGGAAATGTTCCCGAGTGATGCGCAGTTTGCATCATGGGCGGGGGTGTGTCCAGGGAACAACGAAAGCGCGGGAAAGCGAAGAAAGTCAAAAACGATGCAAGGGAACAAGCATCTGAAAGGGGCCTTGTGTCAGGCGGCTTGGGCGAACTCTCGCTCCTCGAACCGGATCGGCCAATTTTTTCGACGAATACGTAAGAGAAGAGGCGATAAAAAAGCAAACGTCGCCACCGCGCATTTGCTGATTCGAATCCTCCATGCCCTGATGCGGGAGAAGAGGTCATACCAAGAAATAGACGTCTCACTAGGCGATGAGACGTCCAAGAAAAACACGTTAGATAGGTACGTGAACTATATCCAGCAGTTAGGATATAGCGTGCAATTAAATCCTATCCAATAG
- a CDS encoding NADAR family protein — protein MDNQEHIQKLHDEHRKEGLSAKPEARVIRFYETDKPYGCFSNFAKYPILLKGKEWATTEHYFQAQKFAGTGHEEEIRLASTPMIAARMGRERNRPLRPDWEECKVQVMREALMAKVEQHPVIKSILLSTGDCTLVEHTSNDAYWGDGGDGQGGNMLGKLLMEIRDGLER, from the coding sequence ATGGACAACCAGGAACATATCCAGAAGCTGCATGATGAACATAGAAAGGAAGGGTTATCGGCTAAGCCAGAGGCGCGTGTGATACGTTTCTATGAGACGGATAAGCCTTATGGCTGCTTTTCTAATTTTGCGAAGTATCCGATTCTGTTAAAGGGCAAAGAGTGGGCGACAACGGAGCATTATTTCCAGGCGCAGAAGTTCGCAGGAACCGGGCATGAAGAGGAAATTCGTCTCGCCAGTACGCCGATGATCGCCGCCAGGATGGGACGGGAGCGGAACCGGCCGCTGCGCCCGGATTGGGAGGAATGTAAGGTGCAGGTGATGCGTGAAGCGCTCATGGCCAAGGTTGAACAGCATCCTGTAATCAAGTCTATCCTGCTATCTACCGGAGATTGTACCCTTGTTGAGCACACTTCGAATGATGCCTATTGGGGAGACGGCGGGGACGGGCAAGGCGGTAATATGCTGGGCAAGCTGCTGATGGAGATTCGGGACGGCCTGGAGAGATAA
- a CDS encoding slipin family protein, with the protein MLKPITIQADQRGLLFHKGSYVKRLLPGTYRYFSWSQHTVVVVDITKPFSAGGKDLQLFLQDDELLRELDVVRVQDHELVLHYEDGQFMQVLKPGVYAFWNLLKKHTFVHTDIRVPELPAGIDRSIIARITPHLQSCEIASHELGFLFYDHTLQRELTPGKYYFWKGPVSVLTKKVDLRQQQMDLLGQEMMTEDKVTLRLNFVCQYRIVSPHRVLELKDFEEQIHIQLQLLLREYVGTLRLDDLLKRKEDVATFILDRIREKEEEFGVRFLGAGVKDVILPGDMKEILNTVLLAEKKAQANLLTRREETASTRSLLNTAKLMDENQTLFRLKELEFLEKICDRIGSISVTGGGDLLERLSSLIGASK; encoded by the coding sequence ATGTTGAAGCCAATTACAATTCAAGCGGACCAGCGCGGTCTGCTCTTTCATAAGGGAAGTTATGTGAAGCGGCTGCTGCCGGGAACCTACCGTTATTTCTCCTGGTCGCAGCACACTGTGGTAGTAGTGGATATAACTAAGCCTTTTAGCGCTGGCGGGAAGGACCTGCAGTTGTTCTTACAGGATGATGAGCTGCTGCGGGAGCTGGATGTGGTTCGGGTACAGGATCATGAGCTGGTGCTGCACTACGAGGATGGCCAATTCATGCAGGTGCTCAAGCCGGGGGTGTATGCGTTCTGGAATCTGCTCAAAAAGCACACCTTCGTCCACACCGACATCCGTGTGCCGGAGCTGCCCGCCGGAATCGACCGCTCGATCATCGCGCGGATTACGCCGCACCTGCAGAGCTGCGAAATTGCCAGCCACGAGCTGGGTTTCCTGTTCTATGATCATACGCTTCAGCGGGAGCTTACGCCGGGGAAATATTACTTCTGGAAGGGACCGGTCTCGGTGCTGACCAAGAAGGTCGATCTGAGACAGCAGCAGATGGATCTGCTCGGCCAGGAGATGATGACCGAAGATAAGGTTACGCTGCGCCTGAACTTCGTCTGCCAGTACCGGATCGTAAGTCCGCACCGTGTGCTGGAGCTGAAGGATTTCGAGGAGCAGATTCACATCCAGCTTCAGCTCTTGCTGCGGGAGTATGTCGGGACGCTGAGATTGGACGATCTGCTGAAGCGGAAGGAGGATGTGGCGACGTTCATCCTGGACCGTATCCGGGAGAAGGAAGAAGAGTTCGGGGTGCGCTTCCTCGGGGCGGGCGTGAAGGATGTCATTCTGCCGGGAGACATGAAGGAGATCCTGAACACCGTACTGCTCGCTGAGAAAAAAGCCCAGGCCAACCTGCTCACCCGCCGGGAAGAGACAGCCTCGACGCGCAGCCTGCTGAATACGGCGAAGCTGATGGATGAGAACCAGACGCTGTTCCGGCTCAAGGAGCTGGAATTCCTGGAGAAAATATGCGATCGGATCGGCTCCATCTCGGTTACAGGCGGCGGTGATCTGCTGGAGCGGTTGAGCTCGCTGATCGGCGCAAGTAAATAG
- a CDS encoding copper amine oxidase N-terminal domain-containing protein, translating into MNQRHRPFLRLAMKTLIMLLCAGLLPLVNTEASAQAAPVVGNQIRPLLLNNQYVLFPGKLAPYIQAGNLMVPVRAFAGALGAQLTYDAATKSSTISLLGESVGKLRAGQATAVTKDGSKIALGVSPQLRDGVLFAPMNPILTGLKKLKWENMSNVLNRNVLIVQGRGDTVLPQAKPWQSVTPFGDVPGEKHNPFYPTLLTQSADGKGFRLALSVINASGFVIAGDASSLEFVAVNSQGQAVVRQLPGPSKETPKAGALSFTINVPTAPDYVIFNSRIK; encoded by the coding sequence ATGAATCAACGCCATCGTCCATTCTTGCGGCTAGCTATGAAAACCCTGATTATGCTGCTATGCGCTGGTCTGCTGCCACTCGTAAACACGGAGGCTTCCGCGCAGGCTGCACCGGTAGTAGGGAATCAGATCAGGCCGCTGCTGCTCAACAACCAATATGTGCTGTTTCCAGGCAAGCTGGCGCCCTATATCCAGGCAGGTAATTTAATGGTGCCGGTTCGTGCATTTGCAGGTGCGTTGGGTGCACAGCTGACCTATGATGCTGCCACCAAAAGCTCCACGATCTCGCTGCTTGGGGAGAGTGTGGGGAAACTGCGGGCGGGTCAGGCCACAGCGGTAACCAAAGATGGAAGTAAAATAGCGCTGGGAGTGTCCCCGCAGTTGCGGGATGGCGTGCTGTTTGCGCCGATGAACCCGATCCTTACCGGGCTGAAAAAGCTGAAATGGGAGAACATGTCTAACGTGCTTAACCGCAATGTACTGATAGTGCAGGGCCGGGGTGACACGGTGCTGCCGCAGGCCAAGCCGTGGCAGAGCGTGACTCCGTTTGGAGATGTGCCTGGGGAGAAGCATAATCCTTTTTACCCTACACTGTTGACACAATCTGCTGATGGGAAAGGCTTCCGGCTGGCGCTGAGCGTGATTAACGCTTCCGGGTTTGTCATTGCCGGGGATGCATCCAGCTTGGAGTTCGTGGCTGTGAACAGCCAAGGCCAAGCCGTCGTCCGGCAGCTTCCCGGTCCCTCGAAGGAGACGCCTAAGGCGGGTGCACTGTCATTCACCATTAATGTGCCCACAGCGCCGGATTATGTGATTTTCAATTCAAGGATCAAGTAA